Proteins from a single region of Mycoplasmopsis edwardii:
- the pepF gene encoding oligoendopeptidase F codes for MDIKQYKNHKDVPSQYKWDLNDILKGKSIQDWINDYQNVMKQRIQIKDSKFNSIEEYLVDIKLSEEQELIGNKIDNYISNNQNTDLVNAEFIKLNKDFELIAHNLSTEFGSETNRFFANIEKMKLWKEDPRLKLYKRDIEDLIASWEHKLDDKVENYLLETSIGNPDPHTIFSILSNSELDFGYVTLKNGKKIKLNKVNRTKLLKSEDESVRKQAYKNFWDGYIKHKDSFAELLYQHFNQIVTTAKVRKYDSAVHMLTFDDKVTDEILQKLFNKVASSKSIVKKYVDTYKKFYNMRFGSKMQEWDSSRELVKVKSTYSVEEMNDLVREALKPFGEEYSNQINKALTENWVDYMSTKTKRGGAYSIGGTYGIDKKYILMNFDGSLRSVETLAHELGHSMHSYYSDKHNDINNASYPIFLAEIASIFNELMLFDYLLKNSNNNKLKFNILDSIISGFNGTVLKQVMWSNYEYDLYKAIQDGSANSSYDSISKLYFENAKKYTLKNNIKYSVKDTIQAIYVPHYYYGFYVYKYAIGQLVAIYFFKQYKKYGKEALDNYIKNFLSAGGNDYPIEILKKVGVDLENDNFYDEGFKYLDDLIKEWIKLGKQIFKDKKQK; via the coding sequence ATGGATATTAAACAATATAAAAATCATAAAGATGTACCATCTCAATATAAATGAGATCTTAATGACATATTAAAAGGAAAGAGCATCCAAGATTGAATTAATGACTATCAAAATGTTATGAAACAAAGAATTCAAATCAAAGATTCTAAGTTCAATTCAATTGAAGAATATTTAGTTGATATTAAATTATCTGAAGAACAAGAATTAATTGGTAATAAAATTGATAATTATATTTCTAATAACCAAAATACAGATTTAGTTAATGCTGAATTCATTAAACTAAATAAGGATTTTGAATTAATTGCTCATAACTTAAGCACAGAATTTGGTTCAGAAACAAATAGATTCTTTGCAAATATTGAAAAAATGAAACTTTGAAAAGAAGATCCAAGACTTAAGTTATATAAAAGAGATATTGAAGACTTAATTGCTAGTTGAGAACATAAGCTTGATGATAAAGTTGAAAACTATTTATTAGAAACTTCTATTGGTAACCCAGATCCACATACAATTTTTAGTATTTTAAGTAATAGCGAACTAGATTTTGGTTATGTAACGCTTAAAAATGGTAAAAAAATTAAACTAAATAAAGTAAATAGAACTAAGTTATTAAAATCAGAAGACGAAAGTGTCAGAAAGCAAGCTTATAAGAATTTCTGAGATGGATATATTAAACATAAAGATTCATTTGCTGAATTACTATATCAACATTTTAATCAAATTGTAACAACTGCTAAAGTCAGAAAATATGATTCAGCTGTTCATATGTTAACATTTGATGATAAAGTAACTGATGAAATCTTACAAAAGTTATTTAATAAAGTGGCGAGTTCAAAATCAATTGTTAAGAAATATGTTGATACTTACAAGAAGTTTTACAATATGCGTTTTGGAAGCAAAATGCAAGAATGAGATTCATCTAGAGAACTTGTTAAAGTTAAAAGTACTTACAGTGTTGAAGAAATGAATGACTTAGTACGAGAAGCTTTAAAACCATTTGGAGAAGAATACTCAAACCAAATTAACAAAGCATTAACAGAAAATTGAGTCGATTATATGAGTACTAAAACTAAGCGTGGAGGTGCTTATAGTATCGGTGGAACTTACGGAATTGATAAAAAGTACATCTTGATGAATTTTGACGGAAGTTTAAGAAGTGTAGAAACATTAGCACATGAATTAGGTCACTCAATGCACTCGTATTATTCAGATAAACATAATGATATCAATAATGCAAGTTACCCAATTTTCTTAGCTGAAATTGCTTCAATCTTCAATGAATTAATGTTATTTGACTACCTACTTAAAAACTCAAATAATAACAAACTTAAATTTAACATCTTAGATAGTATCATAAGTGGATTTAACGGAACTGTTTTAAAACAAGTTATGTGATCAAATTATGAATATGATTTATATAAAGCAATCCAAGATGGAAGTGCAAATTCAAGTTATGACTCAATTAGTAAGTTATACTTTGAAAATGCTAAAAAATATACTTTAAAAAATAATATTAAATACTCAGTAAAAGATACAATCCAAGCAATTTATGTACCACATTATTACTATGGATTTTATGTATATAAATATGCAATAGGTCAATTAGTTGCCATCTACTTCTTTAAGCAATATAAAAAATATGGAAAAGAAGCATTAGATAATTACATCAAAAACTTCTTGAGTGCCGGTGGTAATGATTACCCAATTGAAATACTTAAAAAAGTTGGAGTTGATTTAGAAAACGATAACTTTTATGATGAAGGTTTCAAATACCTTGATGATTTAATTAAAGAATGAATTAAATTAGGAAAACAAATATTTAAAGACAAAAAACAAAAATAA
- a CDS encoding restriction endonuclease subunit S, translated as MLNKINLIKSFFHGATIQHPNMYEVLHMNILVPPIKTQEYIVSVLDKFSTLATSIKDGLPKEIVLITKQYEYYREQLLDFKK; from the coding sequence ATGTTAAATAAAATTAATTTAATTAAGTCATTTTTCCATGGTGCAACCATTCAACACCCTAATATGTATGAAGTTTTACATATGAATATTTTAGTCCCACCAATTAAAACTCAAGAATATATTGTTTCTGTACTAGATAAATTCTCAACTTTAGCTACAAGTATTAAAGATGGTTTACCAAAAGAAATTGTATTAATTACAAAACAATATGAATACTATAGAGAACAATTATTAGATTTTAAAAAGTAA
- the secA gene encoding preprotein translocase subunit SecA, with protein MKKITSFFDFKTTEMRIAEKSLKKINKLEKFVVQLSDEDLKSKTKFFKDLLKEGYTLEDIREDVFAVAREATKRVLGKRPYDVQMLGGLLLDLGSVAEMKTGEGKTITSIAPVYLNALLGKGAIVSTVNEYLTERDAKEMGEVFNFLGLSVGVNKAQMDPNNKRAAYACDITYSVHSELGFDYLRDNMVKTKEEKVQRGLQFCLIDEVDSILIDEAKTPLIISGGEQEDSNAYFTADQFVRTLSHTDYIIDEETKAIALTHSGIQKGNHWFNTHNIYNIENSEWIHLVQNSLRAHKIMKIDVEYIVRDGKIELVDTFTGRIMDGRSYSEGLQQAIQAKESIEIEPETKTLATITYQNFFRMFKKLCGMTGTGKTEEQEFVDIYNMRVNVVPTNKPIARVDEPDAIFVNAEDKWNAVADKVAELYAKGQPVLLGTSQIEDSEIAHKLLLKRGIPHTVLNAKQNASEAEIISKAGLVKAVTIATNMAGRGTDIKPTPEAIALGGLYVLGTDKAESRRIDNQLRGRSGRQGDVGTSKFFVSLDDQLMKRFGGQSHEQFKEAYADEAGKEIAGKTIRLQFNHAQRKIEGFNYDSRKSVLSYDDVIRQQRDLIYAQRDLILSSKNVDFILRRMFMSAARSIVRNGEYILHNNYNYDALVEFLNKNIGSLVSYKFDINEIAKVHESDLPEYVAHIILSLYVEWTKNVQENNQYISETELVSFKKNIILDVLDRKWQIQINRMDKLRSNVNLVQYSQKNPYQVYTEEGTKLFESMLDDIAYEVMISIFKDRRGRKSLITKEMKNDPLFQNIVNTNVIDNTMQIDEIEKLLVEKYQNIKRRVQEIMKEEEEKKKNNINENSL; from the coding sequence ATGAAAAAAATAACTAGTTTTTTTGACTTTAAAACAACTGAGATGAGGATTGCAGAAAAATCTTTAAAAAAGATTAATAAGCTTGAAAAATTCGTTGTTCAATTATCAGATGAAGATTTAAAATCTAAAACTAAATTCTTTAAAGATCTTTTGAAAGAAGGTTACACTTTAGAAGATATTAGAGAAGATGTTTTTGCAGTAGCTCGTGAAGCAACAAAAAGAGTTTTAGGCAAAAGACCATACGATGTACAAATGCTAGGCGGTTTATTACTTGACCTTGGTTCAGTTGCTGAAATGAAAACTGGAGAAGGTAAAACTATTACTTCTATTGCTCCTGTTTATCTTAACGCTTTATTAGGTAAAGGTGCTATTGTTTCTACAGTTAATGAATACTTAACTGAACGTGATGCAAAAGAAATGGGGGAAGTATTTAACTTCCTCGGTTTAAGTGTAGGTGTTAATAAAGCTCAAATGGATCCAAACAACAAAAGAGCCGCATATGCTTGTGATATTACTTATTCGGTTCACTCTGAACTTGGTTTTGACTACCTTAGAGATAACATGGTTAAAACTAAAGAAGAAAAAGTACAACGTGGTTTACAATTCTGTTTAATTGATGAGGTTGACTCAATTTTAATTGATGAAGCCAAAACACCTTTAATCATCTCTGGTGGTGAGCAAGAAGACAGCAATGCATATTTTACTGCTGATCAGTTTGTTAGAACTTTATCACACACTGATTATATTATTGATGAAGAAACTAAAGCAATTGCATTAACTCACTCAGGTATTCAAAAAGGTAATCACTGATTCAATACACACAATATTTACAATATCGAAAATAGTGAATGAATTCATTTAGTTCAAAACTCTTTAAGAGCACACAAAATCATGAAAATCGATGTTGAATATATTGTTCGTGATGGAAAAATAGAACTTGTTGATACTTTCACAGGTCGTATAATGGATGGTCGTAGTTATTCTGAAGGATTACAACAAGCTATCCAAGCTAAGGAAAGTATTGAAATCGAACCTGAAACAAAAACATTAGCAACAATTACATACCAAAACTTCTTTAGGATGTTTAAAAAACTTTGTGGTATGACCGGAACAGGTAAAACTGAAGAGCAAGAGTTCGTTGATATTTACAATATGAGGGTTAATGTAGTCCCTACTAATAAACCAATTGCCAGAGTTGATGAACCAGATGCAATTTTTGTTAATGCTGAAGATAAATGAAACGCAGTTGCAGATAAAGTTGCAGAACTTTATGCTAAAGGGCAGCCAGTTTTATTAGGAACTTCACAAATTGAAGATTCGGAAATTGCTCACAAATTATTGCTTAAAAGAGGAATTCCACATACAGTTTTAAATGCTAAACAAAATGCTTCAGAAGCTGAAATTATTTCGAAAGCAGGTTTAGTAAAAGCGGTTACTATTGCTACAAACATGGCTGGGCGTGGAACAGACATTAAACCAACACCAGAAGCAATTGCTTTGGGCGGTTTATATGTTTTAGGAACAGATAAGGCTGAATCTCGTCGTATTGATAATCAGCTTCGTGGTCGTTCAGGTCGTCAAGGTGATGTTGGGACAAGTAAATTCTTTGTTTCACTAGATGACCAACTAATGAAACGTTTTGGTGGTCAATCACATGAACAATTTAAAGAAGCTTATGCTGATGAAGCAGGTAAAGAAATTGCTGGTAAAACAATTAGACTTCAATTCAATCATGCACAGAGAAAAATTGAAGGATTTAACTATGACTCTAGAAAATCAGTTTTAAGTTATGATGATGTTATTAGACAACAACGTGATTTAATTTATGCACAACGTGATTTAATTTTAAGTTCAAAAAATGTTGACTTTATCTTAAGAAGAATGTTCATGTCTGCAGCTAGATCAATAGTTAGAAATGGTGAGTACATTTTACATAACAATTACAACTATGATGCATTAGTTGAATTCTTAAACAAAAATATCGGTTCATTAGTTTCTTATAAATTTGATATTAATGAAATTGCCAAGGTCCATGAAAGTGATTTACCAGAATATGTAGCTCACATTATTCTTTCACTATATGTAGAATGAACTAAAAACGTACAAGAAAACAATCAATATATTTCGGAAACTGAATTAGTTTCATTCAAAAAAAATATTATTTTAGATGTTTTAGACAGAAAATGACAAATCCAAATCAATAGAATGGATAAATTACGTTCAAATGTTAACTTAGTACAATATTCACAAAAAAATCCTTACCAAGTTTATACAGAAGAAGGAACAAAATTATTTGAATCAATGTTAGATGACATTGCCTATGAAGTTATGATCTCTATTTTCAAAGATAGAAGAGGAAGAAAATCATTGATCACAAAAGAAATGAAAAATGATCCTTTATTCCAAAACATTGTTAATACAAATGTTATTGATAACACAATGCAAATTGATGAAATTGAAAAGCTTTTAGTTGAAAAATACCAAAATATTAAAAGAAGAGTTCAAGAAATCATGAAAGAAGAAGAGGAAAAGAAAAAAAATAATATTAATGAAAATAGTTTATAA
- a CDS encoding ABC-F family ATP-binding cassette domain-containing protein — MLEVQNLSKIFSDKKLFENVNLKFTEGNTYGVIGANGAGKSTFLKIISGQIEATSGQVIKEKNKRISVLSQDHNAYDNFNVTDVVIMGNTDLYEVMQEKDAIYANPEATMDDYTRAGELEEKFGDLGGWTAENDAQELLSNLSIPKDKWNVPMSELTANQKIKVLLAKALFGNPDILIMDEPTNHLDLRSIRWLENFLIDYENVVIVVSHDSDFLDAICTHIVDIDYNEAKIYTGNYSFWKQSSELAREMMKQSNVKKEAQMEKLKEFIARFSANASKSKQATSRKKALEKITLDEIKPSNRKYPFVRWEMNRDHGKQILNVENLTFKNENGDTLFENVSFSLKPGEKMVIVGDDDIAKTRLLECIFGVRKPTSGTVEWGQTITPSYFPNDNSKFFETDETILEWISKWPLENKEKENQENDDARMRGFLGRMLFSNDTVFKKVKVTSGGEKARLMFSRMMLLESNFLILDQPLDHLDTESIDSVIEGVNGYRGGVIFTTYNRAFVNQCADVILELQSPQKSFIFRGTLEEYEQIMQDANE, encoded by the coding sequence ATGTTAGAAGTCCAAAATTTAAGCAAAATATTTAGTGATAAAAAACTTTTTGAAAATGTTAACTTAAAATTTACTGAAGGTAACACATATGGTGTTATCGGTGCTAATGGTGCTGGTAAATCAACATTTTTAAAAATTATTTCAGGTCAAATTGAAGCAACTAGTGGTCAAGTAATTAAAGAAAAAAATAAACGTATTTCTGTTTTAAGCCAGGATCATAATGCATATGATAACTTCAATGTAACTGATGTTGTTATTATGGGTAACACAGACTTGTATGAAGTTATGCAAGAAAAAGATGCTATTTATGCAAACCCTGAAGCAACAATGGATGATTACACAAGAGCAGGTGAATTAGAAGAAAAATTTGGTGACCTTGGTGGTTGAACAGCCGAAAATGATGCACAAGAATTATTAAGTAATCTTTCAATCCCAAAAGATAAATGAAATGTTCCTATGAGTGAATTAACAGCTAACCAGAAAATTAAAGTTTTATTAGCCAAAGCTTTATTTGGTAATCCAGATATCTTAATCATGGACGAGCCAACTAACCACTTAGATCTTCGTTCAATTAGATGATTAGAAAACTTCTTAATTGACTATGAAAACGTTGTTATTGTAGTCAGCCACGACAGCGACTTCTTAGACGCAATTTGTACACACATCGTTGATATCGATTACAATGAAGCAAAAATTTACACAGGGAACTACTCATTCTGAAAACAATCATCAGAGTTAGCGCGTGAAATGATGAAACAAAGTAATGTTAAAAAAGAAGCTCAAATGGAAAAACTTAAAGAGTTCATTGCTCGTTTCAGTGCCAATGCTTCTAAATCAAAACAAGCCACAAGTAGAAAGAAAGCTTTAGAGAAAATTACTTTAGACGAAATTAAACCTTCAAACAGAAAATATCCTTTTGTACGTTGAGAAATGAACCGTGACCACGGGAAACAAATTTTAAATGTTGAAAACTTAACATTCAAAAATGAAAATGGTGATACATTATTTGAAAATGTTTCTTTCTCATTAAAACCAGGTGAAAAAATGGTTATTGTTGGTGATGACGATATTGCAAAAACAAGATTATTAGAATGTATTTTCGGAGTTAGAAAACCAACATCAGGAACAGTTGAATGAGGGCAAACAATTACACCGAGTTATTTCCCTAACGATAACTCTAAGTTTTTTGAAACAGATGAAACTATTTTAGAATGAATTTCAAAATGACCGCTTGAAAATAAAGAAAAAGAAAATCAAGAAAATGATGATGCAAGAATGCGTGGTTTCTTAGGTAGAATGCTTTTCAGTAATGATACAGTATTTAAAAAAGTTAAAGTAACTAGTGGGGGAGAGAAAGCTCGTTTAATGTTTTCAAGAATGATGCTTTTAGAATCTAACTTCTTAATCTTAGATCAACCATTAGACCACCTTGATACAGAAAGTATTGACTCAGTTATCGAAGGTGTTAACGGATACCGTGGAGGTGTTATCTTCACAACATATAACAGAGCCTTCGTTAACCAATGTGCTGATGTTATTTTAGAACTTCAATCTCCACAAAAAAGCTTTATCTTCAGAGGAACACTTGAAGAATACGAACAAATCATGCAGGATGCAAATGAATAG
- a CDS encoding 16S rRNA (uracil(1498)-N(3))-methyltransferase: MNRFFVFEKQDNYFILNKETLKHLNVIRISNNPFICVFQGKFYECVLEFDKAKIIKEINQNHEFDHEVTVALSLIKYERFEWALQKLVELGATKIIPVITDYTNGELYKFNKFEKKLERFNTIIQNAAEQSFRNIIPELAPLTKFKDVIKLPITNKIIAHEKQDLSQPIEKDINQETLFLIGPEGGFSDNEINLAIENNVKCVSLGKRILRAETAAIYMMSKIKI, encoded by the coding sequence ATGAATAGATTCTTTGTTTTTGAAAAACAAGATAATTACTTTATTTTAAATAAAGAAACTTTAAAACACTTAAATGTAATAAGGATTAGCAATAATCCTTTTATTTGTGTTTTTCAAGGTAAATTCTATGAATGTGTCTTAGAATTTGATAAAGCTAAAATCATTAAAGAAATTAATCAAAATCATGAATTTGATCATGAAGTAACAGTTGCTCTATCACTCATTAAATACGAACGTTTCGAGTGAGCGTTGCAAAAACTTGTTGAACTAGGAGCAACTAAAATCATTCCAGTTATCACAGATTATACAAATGGCGAATTATACAAGTTTAATAAATTCGAAAAGAAGCTTGAACGTTTTAACACCATTATTCAAAATGCTGCTGAACAATCATTTCGTAACATAATCCCAGAACTTGCTCCTTTAACAAAATTTAAAGATGTAATAAAACTTCCTATTACAAATAAAATAATTGCACACGAAAAACAAGATCTTTCACAACCAATAGAAAAAGATATAAATCAAGAAACATTATTTTTAATTGGTCCTGAAGGCGGTTTCTCAGATAATGAGATTAATTTAGCTATCGAAAATAATGTTAAATGTGTTTCACTAGGAAAAAGAATCCTAAGAGCAGAAACAGCAGCTATTTATATGATGTCAAAAATTAAAATTTAA
- a CDS encoding alpha/beta fold hydrolase: MNDKYKGILDNKTIDWQKHHRIIKIVDKDADNILFLHGFTSHYKGKLRVIDDLKKYNFYSFLMPGHFVNKEPFEDHEIFIAYFYELAVKFILDHDLKNLILFGHSMGGGLSLLLSSDQRVKDRIKKVVLEAPFNPAAQTTWDFTKTLIPKTIEETKAMIDGLLYDPLKVFGSQENYQNAILEEFKTSQELIVLDKMLNLKKHWIIYAMH, encoded by the coding sequence ATGAATGATAAATATAAAGGTATATTAGATAATAAAACAATTGATTGACAAAAACATCATAGAATTATTAAAATAGTTGATAAAGATGCAGATAATATTTTATTTTTACATGGTTTTACATCACATTATAAAGGTAAATTAAGAGTAATTGACGATCTTAAAAAATATAATTTTTATTCTTTCTTAATGCCCGGGCATTTTGTGAATAAAGAACCTTTTGAGGATCACGAAATCTTTATTGCATATTTTTATGAATTAGCTGTTAAATTTATTTTAGATCATGATTTAAAGAATTTAATTTTATTTGGACACTCAATGGGTGGTGGATTAAGTTTATTGCTTTCAAGTGACCAAAGAGTTAAAGATAGGATTAAAAAAGTTGTTTTAGAAGCACCTTTTAACCCTGCTGCACAAACTACTTGAGACTTCACTAAAACATTAATACCTAAAACAATCGAGGAAACTAAGGCAATGATAGATGGTTTATTGTATGATCCATTAAAAGTTTTTGGTTCTCAAGAAAATTATCAAAATGCAATTTTAGAAGAGTTTAAAACTTCACAAGAATTAATTGTTTTAGACAAAATGTTAAACCTTAAAAAACACTGAATTATTTATGCAATGCATTAA
- a CDS encoding alpha/beta fold hydrolase, whose protein sequence is MQKPTLFILGKYDKIVPAEKTKEIFNTSNFEIKIIDKCGHSPFNEAYPIALDYLKQFLDK, encoded by the coding sequence ATGCAAAAACCAACACTGTTTATATTAGGGAAATATGACAAAATAGTACCTGCGGAAAAAACCAAAGAAATCTTTAATACAAGTAACTTTGAAATAAAAATAATTGATAAATGTGGACATTCACCTTTTAATGAAGCATACCCAATTGCACTAGATTATTTAAAACAATTTTTAGATAAATAA
- a CDS encoding dihydrolipoyl dehydrogenase, whose protein sequence is MNKFDIVILGAGPGGYSLANILSSNGKKVAIIEKKHFGGTCVNEGCISTKTLIKSAKVYETVKNSLEYGVNSNNVSFDLKAIQKRRQDNKDILNGAIKGSLESSGVQIFFGEGTVIDNKTITVNGQEIKTDILILATGARSRELNIKGFEEAKANNVLLNSTDALYLNEVPKSLTIIGSGPVALEFAYFYSVLGTKITIVEANKFMGNFDQDLQENVKNYLLDRNIEIIEGAKILELNKNDLIIEVEGSQRTINSEKVLLAAGRVANIESFSALNLELNPNNTVKVNKFMKTSVDDVYALGDVTGIMMLSTFAYKSGDIIAKQILWNEPFIESVDAKLIPWSVYLNPEFAGIGYTEQELKNQKIDYQVVKVPAMSLPRAHADNLDKKYGFIKFLVNKHNDEILGAFMFIEGAHLIINEIALAMDKSISFSELQEHPFTHPTIAEAIYYAARGYVFSKK, encoded by the coding sequence ATGAATAAATTTGATATTGTTATTTTAGGTGCTGGTCCTGGTGGATATAGTTTAGCAAACATTTTATCTTCAAATGGTAAAAAAGTTGCGATTATTGAGAAAAAACACTTTGGTGGTACATGTGTTAATGAAGGATGTATCTCAACAAAAACATTAATTAAAAGTGCTAAAGTATATGAAACAGTTAAAAACTCATTAGAATACGGAGTTAACTCAAACAATGTTTCATTTGATTTAAAAGCTATCCAAAAAAGAAGACAAGATAATAAAGATATTTTAAACGGAGCTATTAAAGGTTCATTAGAAAGTTCAGGTGTACAAATCTTCTTTGGCGAAGGAACTGTAATTGATAATAAGACAATAACAGTTAATGGACAAGAAATTAAAACAGATATTTTAATTTTAGCAACTGGAGCTAGAAGTAGAGAATTAAATATTAAAGGATTTGAAGAAGCTAAAGCAAATAATGTATTACTTAACTCAACAGACGCTTTATATTTAAATGAAGTTCCTAAATCATTAACAATTATCGGTTCAGGTCCAGTTGCACTCGAATTTGCTTACTTTTATTCAGTATTAGGTACAAAAATTACTATTGTTGAAGCAAATAAATTCATGGGTAATTTTGACCAAGACTTACAAGAAAATGTTAAAAATTATTTATTAGACAGAAATATTGAAATAATTGAAGGTGCTAAAATTTTAGAATTAAACAAAAATGATTTAATTATTGAAGTTGAAGGTTCTCAAAGAACAATTAACTCAGAAAAAGTTTTATTAGCAGCCGGTAGGGTTGCAAACATTGAATCATTTAGTGCATTAAACTTAGAATTAAATCCAAACAACACAGTTAAAGTTAATAAATTTATGAAAACAAGTGTTGATGATGTTTATGCTTTAGGTGATGTAACAGGTATTATGATGCTCTCAACATTTGCATACAAATCAGGTGATATTATCGCAAAGCAAATCTTATGAAATGAACCATTTATTGAATCAGTTGATGCAAAATTAATTCCATGATCAGTTTACTTAAACCCAGAATTTGCTGGTATTGGATACACTGAGCAAGAATTAAAAAACCAAAAAATTGATTATCAAGTTGTTAAAGTTCCAGCTATGTCATTACCAAGAGCACACGCAGATAATTTAGATAAAAAATATGGTTTCATTAAATTCTTAGTTAATAAACACAATGATGAAATCTTAGGTGCATTTATGTTTATTGAAGGTGCCCACTTAATTATTAACGAAATTGCTTTAGCAATGGATAAAAGCATTAGTTTTAGTGAATTGCAAGAACACCCATTTACACACCCAACAATTGCAGAAGCTATTTACTACGCAGCAAGAGGGTATGTATTTTCTAAGAAGTAA
- a CDS encoding zinc-binding metallopeptidase family protein: protein MDKKYEKLASRLDHYMKIEAMSRFEEPVVESLKQGIKQGAFEVSRDKMGSVIFYKKSKKANAPKVMIAAHMDEVGYMVRMIKDNGNLLVTPIGGIWPSTVIGTKATVVSSATNERFTGVFGHTSIHIITDEKYKAAMKNDELYVDLGFKDKKEVEEHQIAIGDKIFMSGETVVLRNNLIGGKAMDNRAGVTSLEFIANNIADLDLDCDVYLVGTVQEEVGTRGARTSVQVINPDIAFAVDTGAAHDTTGAVEGTPVLGKGVSILVKDGGTLPDPKLIKYLFEISSQNKIPAYKYVAAGGGTDAAELQYAPGGAAVMTISIPQRYLHSPIGVASLVDIQATINLMTEFLKDLSPETYDKKLAYK, encoded by the coding sequence ATGGATAAAAAATATGAAAAATTAGCTTCTAGATTAGATCACTACATGAAAATCGAAGCTATGTCAAGATTTGAAGAACCAGTTGTAGAAAGCCTTAAACAAGGAATTAAACAAGGTGCTTTTGAAGTTTCAAGAGATAAAATGGGTTCAGTAATCTTTTATAAAAAATCTAAAAAAGCTAATGCGCCAAAAGTTATGATCGCCGCTCACATGGATGAAGTTGGTTACATGGTTAGAATGATTAAAGATAACGGTAACTTACTTGTTACACCAATTGGAGGAATTTGACCTTCAACAGTTATCGGAACAAAAGCAACAGTTGTTTCATCAGCTACAAATGAAAGATTCACAGGAGTATTTGGGCACACAAGTATTCACATTATTACTGATGAAAAGTACAAAGCTGCAATGAAAAATGATGAACTTTATGTTGATTTAGGATTTAAAGACAAAAAAGAAGTTGAAGAACACCAAATTGCTATTGGGGATAAAATCTTCATGAGTGGAGAAACAGTTGTTTTAAGAAATAATTTAATTGGTGGTAAAGCAATGGATAACCGTGCAGGAGTTACTTCACTTGAGTTCATAGCAAACAACATTGCCGACTTAGATTTAGATTGTGATGTTTACTTAGTAGGAACAGTTCAAGAAGAAGTTGGGACAAGAGGTGCAAGAACATCAGTTCAAGTAATTAACCCTGATATTGCTTTTGCAGTTGATACAGGTGCAGCACACGATACAACAGGCGCTGTTGAAGGAACACCAGTATTAGGTAAAGGAGTAAGTATTTTAGTTAAAGATGGTGGAACATTACCTGATCCAAAATTAATTAAATACTTATTTGAAATTTCATCTCAAAACAAAATCCCTGCTTACAAATATGTTGCTGCTGGTGGTGGAACAGATGCTGCGGAATTACAATATGCTCCAGGTGGAGCTGCTGTTATGACTATTTCAATTCCACAAAGATACTTACACAGCCCAATTGGAGTTGCTTCATTAGTAGATATTCAAGCAACAATTAATTTAATGACTGAGTTTTTAAAAGACCTTTCACCCGAAACTTACGATAAAAAATTAGCTTACAAATAA
- a CDS encoding dUTP diphosphatase, whose product MNLTELFEMQRRLDREIDKKRNNINPQFTKKEITLQRMIALMVEAGEYINEVQSFKYWKQNKNLVCNKIHEEFADLLHFFITISYEYGIKPEFTPYINEYHDINIQFKELFISIAEMMKDINAINIRKAFEIALGSFLLLGYTYEEMFQAYFFKNQLNYKRLYTNY is encoded by the coding sequence ATGAATTTAACTGAGTTATTTGAAATGCAAAGAAGACTTGATAGAGAAATTGATAAAAAAAGAAACAACATCAATCCTCAGTTTACCAAGAAAGAAATAACTTTGCAAAGAATGATTGCTTTGATGGTTGAAGCGGGTGAATATATTAATGAAGTACAATCATTTAAATATTGAAAACAAAACAAGAATTTAGTATGTAATAAAATCCATGAAGAATTCGCAGACTTATTACACTTCTTTATCACTATTTCATATGAGTATGGAATTAAACCGGAATTTACCCCATATATCAATGAATATCATGATATTAACATCCAATTTAAAGAATTATTTATAAGCATTGCAGAAATGATGAAAGATATCAATGCAATTAACATTCGAAAGGCATTCGAAATTGCTTTAGGTAGCTTTTTACTTTTAGGTTACACATATGAAGAAATGTTTCAAGCTTACTTTTTTAAAAACCAATTAAATTACAAAAGACTATATACAAACTATTAG